One genomic region from Aliarcobacter cryaerophilus ATCC 43158 encodes:
- a CDS encoding NADH-quinone oxidoreductase subunit A: MSAELILASAIFIAIGVILAVVFMLTKFIGPQNKDSVMKNNVYESGITNPIGTTNNRFSVKFYLVAISFLLFDVEVIFMFPWAVNVVDLGVAGLFKMFIFMGLLFIGLIYIYKKKALSWD, translated from the coding sequence ATGTCTGCTGAATTAATCTTAGCATCTGCTATATTTATTGCCATTGGGGTAATTCTTGCAGTTGTTTTTATGCTTACCAAATTTATTGGTCCTCAAAATAAAGACTCTGTTATGAAAAACAATGTCTATGAAAGTGGAATTACAAATCCTATTGGAACAACAAACAATAGATTTTCTGTAAAATTCTATTTGGTTGCTATCTCATTTTTACTTTTTGATGTAGAAGTGATTTTTATGTTTCCTTGGGCTGTAAATGTTGTTGATCTGGGAGTTGCTGGACTATTTAAGATGTTTATCTTTATGGGACTGTTGTTTATTGGATTAATTTATATCTATAAGAAAAAGGCTTTATCATGGGATTAG
- a CDS encoding NADH-quinone oxidoreductase subunit B, with amino-acid sequence MGLGVESSLGDSILTTKLDAAINWGRSYSLWPMAFGTACCGIEFMAVAASRYDVSRFGAEVVRFSPRQADLLIVAGTISYKQAPILKKIYEQMCEPKWVISMGACACSGGFYDNYATVQGIDEIIPVDEYVAGCPPRPEAVLDAIMRIQEKAKNESIIKDRVKEYKGFLDA; translated from the coding sequence ATGGGATTAGGAGTTGAATCAAGTTTAGGCGATAGCATACTTACTACAAAGTTAGATGCAGCTATTAACTGGGGAAGGTCATATTCTCTTTGGCCTATGGCATTTGGAACTGCATGTTGTGGTATTGAGTTTATGGCAGTGGCTGCTTCAAGATACGATGTTTCAAGATTTGGAGCCGAAGTTGTAAGATTTTCTCCAAGACAAGCAGATTTATTAATAGTTGCTGGAACTATTTCATACAAACAAGCTCCAATTTTGAAAAAAATATATGAGCAAATGTGCGAACCAAAATGGGTAATATCTATGGGAGCATGTGCTTGCAGCGGTGGATTTTATGATAATTATGCGACTGTTCAAGGAATTGATGAGATTATTCCAGTTGATGAGTACGTTGCTGGTTGTCCACCAAGACCAGAAGCTGTTCTTGATGCAATCATGAGAATTCAAGAAAAAGCTAAAAATGAGTCAATTATTAAAGATAGAGTTAAAGAGTACAAAGGATTTTTAGATGCTTAA
- a CDS encoding NADH-quinone oxidoreductase subunit D produces the protein MLKCDLLVDSKDLRATLLRLKKDEDFTILLDMTAVDYSKFPDTTPSRFAVVYVLRSSDFKKETTVKAFVSDESLSIDTVCDIFDSANWAEREAYDQYGVIFLNHPNLKRVLNHKQFVGHPLRKDYKITQGQICTETEDLMDEMLPLLKSKGYTDEEIADLMLLNVGPSHPASHGTIRNFVALEGETIAACVTEIGYLHRGFEKACEHHTYSQVIPYTDRLNYCSAILNNIGWAKAIEDMMKIEITPRAKMIRVVIGELSRIIDHFVCNAANMVDLGGLTSLWYLFGARDQAYDLLSKLTGARLTNTYTRIGGLEFDLYDGFEKDLEEVLKTSEKAIEDVLSLIAHNKLFHDRTQDIGVIKADFALANGISGPNLRAAGVAHDLRKDKPYYGYENFDFDLVIGSHGDVYDRMMCRFEESIQSIKIIRQAMKNMPDGAINVYAPNLILPNKKDVYGNIEGLMNQFKLTFEGTLVPKGEYYSSTEATNGELGFFIVSDGSGRPYKVKCRPPCFYSLAAYSKIVEGTMLADAVVTMASLNFIAGEFDR, from the coding sequence ATGCTTAAGTGTGATTTATTAGTTGATTCAAAAGATTTAAGAGCTACTCTTTTAAGATTAAAAAAAGATGAAGATTTTACAATTCTTCTAGATATGACAGCAGTTGATTATTCAAAATTTCCAGACACTACACCATCAAGATTTGCAGTTGTTTATGTTTTAAGAAGCTCTGATTTCAAAAAAGAGACTACTGTAAAAGCATTTGTAAGTGATGAAAGTTTAAGTATTGATACAGTTTGTGATATTTTTGATTCTGCAAATTGGGCTGAAAGAGAAGCTTATGATCAATATGGTGTTATATTTTTAAACCATCCAAATCTTAAAAGAGTTTTAAATCATAAACAATTTGTTGGACATCCTTTAAGAAAAGATTACAAAATAACTCAAGGACAAATTTGTACAGAAACCGAAGATTTAATGGATGAGATGTTACCTCTTCTTAAATCAAAAGGATATACAGATGAAGAGATAGCTGATTTAATGCTTTTAAATGTTGGACCTTCTCATCCAGCAAGTCATGGAACTATAAGAAACTTTGTTGCACTTGAGGGTGAAACAATAGCTGCTTGTGTAACTGAAATTGGTTATTTACATAGAGGTTTTGAAAAAGCTTGTGAACACCACACTTATTCACAAGTAATTCCATATACAGATAGATTAAATTATTGTAGTGCTATTTTAAATAATATCGGATGGGCAAAAGCTATTGAAGATATGATGAAAATTGAGATAACTCCAAGAGCAAAAATGATAAGAGTTGTTATTGGTGAGTTAAGTCGTATAATTGACCACTTTGTTTGTAATGCTGCAAATATGGTTGATTTAGGTGGTCTTACAAGTTTATGGTATTTATTTGGAGCAAGAGATCAAGCTTATGATTTGTTATCAAAACTTACAGGTGCTAGACTTACAAATACTTACACAAGAATTGGTGGTTTAGAGTTTGATTTATATGATGGTTTTGAAAAAGATTTAGAAGAAGTTTTAAAAACATCTGAAAAAGCTATAGAAGATGTTCTGTCTTTAATAGCTCATAATAAACTTTTCCATGATAGAACACAAGATATTGGAGTTATAAAAGCTGATTTTGCACTTGCAAATGGTATTTCTGGACCAAACTTAAGAGCAGCTGGAGTTGCTCATGATTTAAGAAAAGATAAACCATATTATGGATACGAAAACTTTGATTTTGATTTAGTTATAGGAAGTCATGGAGATGTTTATGACAGAATGATGTGTAGATTTGAAGAGTCAATTCAATCTATAAAAATTATAAGACAAGCTATGAAAAATATGCCTGATGGTGCTATAAATGTTTATGCTCCAAATCTTATATTACCAAATAAAAAAGATGTTTATGGAAATATTGAAGGTCTTATGAATCAATTTAAACTTACATTTGAAGGAACTTTAGTTCCAAAAGGTGAGTACTATAGCTCAACAGAGGCTACAAATGGTGAATTAGGGTTTTTTATCGTAAGTGATGGAAGCGGAAGACCATACAAAGTTAAATGTAGACCACCTTGTTTTTATTCTTTAGCTGCTTATTCAAAAATAGTTGAAGGTACAATGCTAGCAGATGCTGTTGTTACAATGGCAAGCTTGAATTTTATTGCTGGGGAGTTTGATAGATAA
- a CDS encoding NADH-quinone oxidoreductase subunit NuoE family protein → MSSFKYTPQNEAKFQEYASRYPKIDSCMLPALWLVQEQEGWVSPEAMVYVAQKVEKSPMQVYEVATFYTMFNLKPIGKHHIELCKTVSCMLMGARELKAYIKETLGLEPGQTSTDGLFTFSEVECQGACGDAPMIALNNVYHGKLTKEKLEKIIWECKNDN, encoded by the coding sequence ATGAGTAGTTTTAAATATACACCGCAAAATGAAGCGAAATTTCAAGAGTATGCTTCTAGATATCCAAAAATTGACTCTTGTATGCTACCAGCTCTTTGGTTAGTACAAGAGCAAGAAGGTTGGGTAAGCCCAGAAGCTATGGTTTATGTAGCACAAAAAGTAGAAAAAAGTCCAATGCAAGTATATGAAGTAGCAACTTTTTATACTATGTTTAACTTAAAACCAATTGGGAAACACCATATTGAACTTTGTAAAACAGTATCTTGTATGCTTATGGGTGCAAGAGAGTTAAAAGCTTACATAAAAGAGACTTTAGGATTAGAACCAGGTCAAACAAGTACAGATGGACTTTTTACTTTTAGTGAAGTAGAGTGCCAAGGTGCTTGTGGAGATGCTCCAATGATTGCATTAAACAATGTTTATCACGGAAAACTAACAAAAGAGAAGTTAGAAAAAATAATCTGGGAGTGTAAAAATGATAACTAA
- the nuoF gene encoding NADH-quinone oxidoreductase subunit NuoF codes for MITKIVSKNFDIPNSHKLEVALANGRYSSIDKLFTMKPEDVTAEVTKSGLRGKGGGGAACGPKWELMPPVDERPRYLIVNGDESEPGTFKDRQIFQYDPHLLIEGIICTCWAIQANHAYIYIRGEYKFFIDRLNEAIQEAYKAKIIGDKIMDKYDFKVDITVHRGGGAYICGEKSALIESIEGKRGHPRLKPHGKECEWFYGDPATVNNVETISSVPNIVENGAEGYTKYGTPKSPGTMLFAISGPVKNPGVYELQYGNKMIDFLNEVGGGMLEGKKLKAIIPGGTSCPILTADEVEKAVLDYESMWDIGSTLGTGGMIVIDDSACMVEVAKNIIEFYHHESCGQCTPCREGCGWIDKIIRDIIEGCGSSNDLQTILDVCETMNGKTVCVFAPAVKDIIASIVKKFRSEFDAYIKKA; via the coding sequence ATGATAACTAAAATAGTAAGTAAAAATTTTGATATCCCAAATTCACATAAGCTAGAAGTTGCTCTTGCAAATGGAAGATACTCTTCTATAGATAAACTTTTTACTATGAAACCTGAAGATGTAACTGCTGAAGTTACTAAATCAGGTCTACGAGGAAAAGGTGGAGGAGGAGCTGCTTGTGGTCCTAAATGGGAGCTAATGCCTCCTGTTGATGAAAGACCTAGATACTTAATAGTAAATGGGGATGAGAGTGAACCTGGAACTTTTAAAGATAGACAAATTTTTCAATACGATCCACACCTTTTAATTGAGGGAATTATCTGTACTTGTTGGGCAATTCAAGCAAATCATGCTTATATTTATATAAGAGGTGAGTACAAGTTCTTTATTGACAGATTAAATGAAGCAATACAAGAAGCTTATAAAGCAAAAATTATTGGTGATAAAATCATGGATAAATATGATTTTAAAGTTGATATTACAGTTCATAGAGGTGGTGGAGCATATATTTGTGGAGAAAAATCTGCACTTATTGAATCAATCGAAGGTAAAAGAGGACACCCAAGATTAAAACCACATGGAAAAGAGTGTGAGTGGTTTTATGGAGACCCTGCAACTGTAAATAATGTTGAAACTATATCATCGGTTCCCAATATTGTAGAAAATGGAGCTGAAGGCTATACAAAATATGGTACGCCAAAATCTCCAGGAACTATGCTTTTTGCTATTTCAGGACCTGTTAAAAATCCAGGAGTTTATGAACTTCAATATGGTAATAAAATGATTGACTTCTTAAATGAAGTTGGTGGTGGAATGCTTGAAGGTAAAAAACTAAAAGCTATTATTCCAGGTGGAACTTCATGTCCAATATTAACAGCTGATGAAGTAGAAAAAGCTGTATTGGATTATGAGTCTATGTGGGATATAGGTTCAACTTTAGGTACAGGAGGTATGATTGTAATTGATGATAGCGCATGTATGGTTGAAGTTGCAAAAAACATTATTGAATTTTATCATCATGAGTCGTGCGGACAATGTACACCTTGTAGAGAAGGTTGTGGTTGGATTGATAAAATTATAAGAGATATTATAGAAGGTTGTGGGTCTTCAAATGATTTACAAACTATACTTGATGTTTGCGAAACTATGAATGGAAAAACAGTTTGTGTTTTCGCACCTGCTGTTAAGGATATAATAGCAAGTATTGTAAAGAAATTTAGAAGTGAATTTGACGCTTATATTAAAAAAGCATAG
- a CDS encoding citrate synthase has product MAKNTMTFTDNRNGKTYEYNIVDGTRGPSVVDISTFYRDSGMFTFDPGYTSTAACESKITFIDGENSELKYRGYDIADLAGKHSFLDVSFLLMNGRLPNETESKNLDLEIRHRSFVDEGIIRLFDALPDKAHPMATMAASTMALSAFYKDHLHLEDEEEFRTMQNRIMAKMPTIAAMAYRNSIGTPMIYPDIDRYFTENFLYMLRAYPGGKMKYLGNGKNQEITQIEVDALDAILTLHADHEQNASTTTVRNVGSTEAHPYVAIASGISALWGAAHGGANEKVMDQLRMIGDVKNVASFIAKAKDKNDPFRLMGFGHRVYKNRDPRADTLRDLQGKLKEKLNLDSKLIDIATAVEEAALKDDYFKERGLYPNIDFYSGVILTALKIPVEMFTPIFVIGRTPGWIAQWAEFKRDPKHKIARPRQLYTGK; this is encoded by the coding sequence ATGGCAAAGAATACAATGACTTTTACTGACAATAGAAATGGTAAAACTTATGAGTACAATATTGTTGATGGTACAAGAGGACCATCTGTTGTAGATATTTCTACATTTTATAGAGATTCAGGAATGTTTACATTTGACCCTGGATATACTTCAACTGCTGCTTGTGAATCAAAAATTACGTTTATTGATGGTGAAAACTCGGAGCTTAAATATAGAGGTTATGATATAGCTGATTTAGCTGGTAAACACTCATTTTTAGATGTTTCTTTCTTACTTATGAATGGAAGATTACCAAATGAAACTGAATCAAAAAATTTAGATTTAGAGATTAGACATAGATCTTTTGTTGATGAGGGAATTATTAGATTATTTGATGCTCTTCCTGATAAAGCTCACCCTATGGCAACAATGGCAGCTTCAACAATGGCACTATCTGCATTTTACAAAGATCATTTACATTTAGAAGATGAAGAAGAGTTCAGAACTATGCAAAATAGAATTATGGCAAAAATGCCAACTATTGCAGCTATGGCATATAGAAACTCAATTGGAACACCAATGATTTATCCAGATATAGATAGATATTTCACAGAAAACTTCTTGTATATGTTAAGAGCATATCCAGGTGGAAAAATGAAATATTTAGGAAATGGAAAAAATCAAGAGATTACTCAAATCGAAGTTGATGCACTAGATGCTATTTTAACTCTTCATGCAGATCACGAACAAAATGCTTCTACAACAACTGTTAGAAATGTAGGTTCAACAGAAGCTCACCCTTATGTTGCAATTGCATCTGGTATATCAGCACTATGGGGTGCAGCTCATGGTGGAGCAAATGAAAAAGTTATGGATCAACTAAGAATGATTGGTGATGTTAAAAATGTTGCTAGTTTTATAGCAAAAGCAAAAGATAAAAATGATCCATTTAGACTTATGGGATTTGGACATAGAGTTTATAAAAATAGAGATCCAAGAGCTGATACTTTAAGAGATTTACAAGGTAAATTAAAAGAGAAATTAAATCTTGATTCAAAATTAATTGACATTGCAACAGCTGTTGAAGAAGCTGCATTAAAAGATGATTACTTTAAAGAAAGAGGTTTATATCCAAATATAGATTTCTATTCAGGAGTAATTTTAACAGCTCTTAAAATTCCAGTAGAGATGTTTACACCTATTTTTGTTATTGGAAGAACTCCAGGTTGGATTGCTCAATGGGCAGAGTTTAAAAGAGATCCAAAACATAAAATTGCTAGACCTAGACAATTATATACAGGTAAATAA
- a CDS encoding 2Fe-2S iron-sulfur cluster-binding protein — protein MADQVSITINGVQFQAAKGSLLIDKLLDEKIHIPHFCYHQALGKDGNCRMCMVEIEGQKRPQIACDTPIKDGMIVRTKGEKIESVRKDILELELINHPIDCPTCDQAGECKLQDYYMESGFYASRVNVDDKNHARKRVDLGSNVMLDQERCVLCLRCVRFCKDITKTAELGVIDRTDHSVIGTFPGRPLDNPYAMNVVDLCPVGALTSKDFRFKQRVWFLQSFEAICNGCSKGCNINVDHRKEKYKDDMIYRFRPRTNKAVNGWFMCDYGRLSYENDATNRFTTALINKNETNISNAIINIFKELSSHENKLILLSPNLSYEEMINVKALASKLNIKLSGYSPNNIDESFADDWLKKADKTANRASFKELEIDETKEFFDKALSEAKTIFVLENSYFEDKLNLLENKKLISLFSHHCLSVGNSHIAIPVASFYEKSGSYINCDGIRQKVVSKLDKNSPMPTITTIIENIKSMIEKGTI, from the coding sequence ATGGCTGATCAAGTTAGTATAACAATTAATGGAGTTCAATTTCAAGCTGCCAAAGGTAGCTTGTTAATTGATAAACTATTGGATGAAAAAATCCATATCCCTCACTTTTGTTATCATCAAGCGTTGGGAAAAGATGGAAATTGTAGAATGTGTATGGTTGAAATTGAAGGTCAAAAAAGACCTCAAATTGCCTGTGACACACCTATAAAAGATGGAATGATTGTAAGAACAAAAGGTGAGAAAATAGAGAGTGTTCGAAAAGATATTTTAGAACTTGAACTTATAAATCACCCTATAGATTGTCCTACATGTGACCAAGCTGGTGAGTGTAAACTACAAGATTACTATATGGAATCTGGTTTTTATGCTTCAAGAGTAAATGTTGATGATAAAAATCATGCAAGGAAAAGAGTTGATTTAGGTTCAAACGTAATGTTAGATCAAGAGAGATGTGTACTTTGTCTTAGATGTGTAAGATTTTGTAAAGATATTACAAAAACAGCCGAACTAGGAGTTATAGATAGAACAGATCACTCAGTTATTGGAACATTTCCAGGGCGACCTTTGGATAATCCATATGCTATGAATGTTGTTGATTTATGTCCTGTTGGAGCATTAACGAGTAAAGATTTTAGATTTAAACAAAGAGTTTGGTTCTTACAAAGTTTTGAGGCTATTTGTAATGGTTGTTCAAAAGGGTGTAACATAAATGTAGATCATAGAAAAGAGAAATATAAAGATGATATGATTTATAGATTTAGACCAAGAACAAATAAAGCAGTAAACGGTTGGTTTATGTGTGATTATGGAAGATTATCTTATGAAAATGATGCAACAAATAGATTTACAACTGCATTAATTAATAAAAATGAGACAAATATTTCAAATGCTATTATTAATATCTTCAAAGAGTTATCAAGTCATGAAAATAAATTAATACTTTTAAGTCCTAATTTATCTTATGAAGAGATGATAAATGTAAAAGCACTAGCAAGTAAATTAAATATCAAATTAAGTGGTTATTCTCCAAATAATATTGATGAATCTTTTGCAGATGATTGGTTAAAAAAAGCTGATAAAACTGCTAATAGAGCATCTTTTAAAGAACTTGAAATAGATGAAACTAAAGAGTTTTTTGACAAAGCTTTAAGTGAAGCAAAAACTATTTTTGTTTTAGAAAATAGCTATTTTGAAGATAAGTTAAATTTACTTGAAAATAAAAAACTTATCTCTTTATTCTCTCACCACTGTTTAAGTGTAGGAAACTCTCATATTGCAATTCCTGTTGCATCTTTTTATGAAAAAAGTGGTTCATACATAAACTGTGATGGAATAAGACAAAAAGTTGTTTCTAAATTAGATAAAAATAGTCCTATGCCTACAATTACAACAATTATAGAGAATATTAAATCTATGATTGAAAAAGGAACTATATGA
- a CDS encoding complex I subunit 1/NuoH family protein translates to MSTTIIIIVNIALSVVLAVGLTPLWVWWERRIAGFIQDRSGPNRCSIGVIRLGGLVQAVADMLKLIFKEDFTPSHIKHKFFFTIAPAIVFIASFLTFAVIPYADVLTIDGKAHIMQAIPNELGIMWFLAFAGLSVYGIILGGYSSQSKYGLLGSIRASAQVISYEAAMGLAIISMIVSYGSIHLTDIVNAQTGTYLGVIPMWGIFIQPLAAIIFIVCSFAETNRAPFDLAEGESEIVAGYHTEYSAMKFGLFQVGEYAAMSASSALIVTLFFGGYQIPWMDTATIQSNINYVILAIIILLPIKIFIFTRWMKKNNKRVGNDTSREKETKILTVIFWSLCLVIMGVLISFLVTGLGTNGVNIATAVLQVGTFMVKFFMMAFVYMWVRWTVLRIRYDQLQMLGWKVLIPLALLNIVITAIVVVLGN, encoded by the coding sequence ATGAGTACTACAATTATAATTATTGTAAATATTGCCTTATCAGTGGTTCTTGCCGTTGGGCTAACACCACTTTGGGTTTGGTGGGAAAGAAGAATTGCTGGATTTATTCAAGATAGAAGTGGTCCAAACAGATGTAGCATTGGAGTTATAAGACTAGGTGGTCTTGTTCAAGCAGTTGCTGATATGTTAAAACTTATCTTTAAAGAGGATTTCACACCTTCACATATAAAACATAAGTTTTTCTTTACAATTGCTCCTGCTATTGTATTTATAGCTTCTTTTTTAACTTTTGCAGTTATTCCCTATGCTGATGTTTTAACAATAGATGGAAAAGCTCACATAATGCAAGCTATACCAAATGAACTTGGAATTATGTGGTTTTTAGCATTTGCTGGACTTAGTGTTTATGGAATTATTTTAGGTGGTTATTCATCTCAAAGTAAATATGGACTTCTAGGTTCAATTAGAGCTTCTGCACAAGTTATATCTTATGAAGCTGCTATGGGATTAGCAATTATTTCTATGATTGTATCTTATGGTTCAATTCACCTAACTGATATTGTAAATGCACAAACAGGAACTTATTTGGGAGTTATTCCTATGTGGGGAATATTTATTCAACCTTTAGCTGCTATTATATTTATTGTTTGTTCATTTGCAGAGACAAATAGAGCTCCATTTGACTTAGCAGAAGGTGAGAGTGAAATAGTTGCTGGATATCATACAGAATATAGTGCAATGAAATTTGGACTTTTTCAAGTTGGTGAATATGCAGCTATGAGTGCTTCAAGTGCATTAATAGTAACGCTATTTTTTGGTGGTTATCAAATTCCTTGGATGGATACAGCAACTATTCAATCAAATATAAATTATGTTATTTTGGCAATAATTATTTTACTCCCTATTAAAATATTTATATTTACAAGATGGATGAAGAAAAATAACAAAAGAGTTGGAAACGATACAAGTAGAGAAAAAGAGACGAAAATATTAACTGTTATTTTCTGGTCATTGTGTTTAGTAATCATGGGAGTTTTAATATCATTTTTAGTAACTGGGCTTGGAACAAATGGAGTAAATATTGCAACTGCAGTTCTTCAAGTTGGAACTTTTATGGTTAAATTTTTCATGATGGCTTTTGTTTATATGTGGGTTAGATGGACTGTTTTAAGAATTAGATATGACCAACTACAAATGCTAGGATGGAAAGTTTTAATACCTCTAGCTTTATTAAATATTGTAATAACAGCAATTGTTGTTGTGTTAGGAAATTAA
- a CDS encoding NuoI/complex I 23 kDa subunit family protein, translated as MAIKIVPRYGSSFRDKLYIPAIAGGMKTTFKHFFKNLRDVEGLNTLQYPEVQPTDITERYRGVHRLTKHDDGTEKCVACFMCATACPAECIFIEAEERFDGVDEKRPKEFKIDLLECVFCGYCVEACPCDAIRMDTGIFSFTASTREEFVLDKKALMKNERSKDFE; from the coding sequence ATGGCAATAAAAATAGTACCAAGATATGGAAGTTCATTTAGAGATAAGCTATACATTCCTGCTATTGCTGGTGGAATGAAAACAACTTTTAAGCACTTCTTTAAAAATCTAAGAGATGTAGAAGGATTAAATACTTTACAATATCCAGAGGTTCAACCAACAGATATAACAGAAAGATATAGAGGTGTTCATAGACTTACAAAACATGATGATGGAACAGAAAAATGTGTTGCTTGTTTTATGTGTGCAACAGCATGTCCTGCTGAATGTATATTTATAGAAGCTGAAGAAAGATTTGATGGTGTTGATGAAAAAAGACCAAAAGAGTTTAAAATAGACCTTCTTGAATGTGTATTTTGTGGGTATTGCGTAGAAGCTTGTCCATGTGATGCAATTAGAATGGATACTGGAATTTTCTCTTTTACAGCTTCAACTAGAGAAGAGTTTGTATTAGATAAAAAAGCTCTTATGAAAAATGAGAGATCAAAGGATTTTGAATAA
- a CDS encoding NADH-quinone oxidoreductase subunit J family protein, giving the protein MADILFIALAFFAITGAIAMLVYKSPMFSALGLLITMLSVAGMFALLNATLLFMVQIIVYAGAIMALILFILMFLNIKEEDLPKEPKKFMLIGFGAILMIPLNLLVLKAVSNLPSKDLYPIEGDFGTIKPVGLILYNDWIIAFELISILLLIALVGSVVLAKRRKTKITSKED; this is encoded by the coding sequence ATGGCTGATATACTATTTATTGCTTTAGCATTTTTTGCAATTACTGGTGCTATTGCTATGCTAGTTTATAAAAGCCCAATGTTTAGTGCATTGGGACTTTTGATTACTATGCTAAGTGTTGCTGGAATGTTTGCACTTTTAAATGCTACTTTATTGTTTATGGTTCAAATTATCGTTTATGCTGGTGCTATTATGGCTTTAATTCTATTTATTTTAATGTTTTTAAATATCAAAGAAGAGGATTTACCAAAAGAACCTAAAAAATTTATGCTTATAGGTTTTGGTGCAATTTTAATGATTCCTCTAAATCTTTTGGTTTTAAAAGCTGTATCAAATTTGCCTAGTAAAGATTTATATCCTATTGAAGGTGATTTTGGAACTATAAAACCGGTTGGACTTATTCTTTATAATGATTGGATTATAGCATTTGAGTTAATATCAATTTTGCTTCTAATTGCACTAGTAGGTTCTGTTGTTCTTGCAAAAAGAAGAAAAACTAAAATAACTTCAAAGGAGGATTAA
- the nuoK gene encoding NADH-quinone oxidoreductase subunit NuoK, giving the protein MISLTSYAFVSMILFSIGAIGVIARRNIFVIYMSLELMLNGVNLFLVAFARYHFNIDPQIVSIMVISIAAAEAAIFLSIVILLFRSKKSLDTDLFTSLSQGEKR; this is encoded by the coding sequence ATGATATCACTAACTTCTTATGCTTTTGTATCTATGATTTTATTCTCAATTGGTGCGATTGGAGTAATTGCTAGAAGAAATATTTTTGTGATTTATATGTCACTTGAGCTTATGCTAAATGGTGTAAATCTATTTTTAGTGGCGTTTGCAAGATATCATTTTAATATTGATCCTCAAATTGTTTCAATTATGGTTATATCAATTGCTGCGGCTGAAGCTGCAATATTCCTATCAATAGTAATATTGCTGTTTAGATCTAAAAAATCTTTGGATACAGATCTATTTACATCTCTATCTCAAGGAGAAAAAAGATGA